A portion of the Streptomyces sp. NBC_01335 genome contains these proteins:
- a CDS encoding SpoIIE family protein phosphatase, producing MGSAVITARAAATFEPAGRSVATARAFVRDTLQGWGYTDVIDDAVVLTSELVTNAVVHAGTAADVLCLRAEDGVRVEVADHYPEREVPLQSTAVDFGSPDRESGRGLLLCAALASRWGVEYTPTRKHVWFQLDLPDRPVGIRSAGPLLPVESLPVADRRIRVAVAQIDMSGAVASWNEDASFLFGYAPEQVVGKQLTEFAAWPQTPGTSTGIAAALQLSRWEGSYGFRCADGRVVPVYASHLRVRDTGGTPSTVCLMVRDDERAVLQSPVRAPVTDTGESRSADPFEVFIGSPAPDDLDGLLQRTVERARDMLDADAAFLLLATDDETELEVRATTGLPSARQRFARVPVEAGAGRYGSARMPAVHEDLMAVEGAVPLLGGTGMRSVVTVPLKVEGRLTGSLGVAAEAAGRYTNEEALRLQFAADRIALAVESARLGELERLRRGSLSFLVEASDLLAGTLDRDQTLALMAQMTVPTLATWCAVYTIADPASEPFLSYVLHEDEDLIDGLKALLSRIDPPEPVPSPGARVWGAPTKAAHEAALRTSMRSLSSDAPLSMANSTRTTLATAAAVGGETVVLPLVARNRVIGMLTLGKPSDDHFRQEILELAEDLSRRAALALDNARLYSERTAISQALQRSLLPPSQPVVPNVEIEVIYRAAGEGNEVGGDFYDVFPIRDGVYGFAIGDVCGTGPEAAAVTGLARHALRLLAREGFGGPAVLERLNAAILDEGSRSRFLTLLYGELHPQEDGSALLKVVCAGHPLPLRLRQDGSVQAAAEPQPLLGVIEDLELYEEEITLAPGDVLLCVTDGITERREGTRMLGDDGLAEVLANCTGLTAGAVAARVLRAVERFAAEPASDDMAILAMRVPEPQTI from the coding sequence ATGGGGAGTGCAGTGATCACCGCGCGGGCGGCCGCCACCTTCGAGCCGGCCGGTCGCTCGGTAGCGACAGCCCGCGCCTTCGTCAGGGACACGCTCCAGGGATGGGGCTACACCGACGTCATCGACGACGCCGTCGTGCTCACCAGTGAACTGGTGACCAACGCGGTCGTGCACGCGGGTACCGCCGCGGACGTCCTCTGCCTGCGCGCGGAGGACGGCGTACGCGTCGAGGTCGCCGACCACTATCCGGAGCGCGAAGTCCCGCTCCAGAGCACGGCGGTCGACTTCGGCAGCCCGGACCGGGAGAGCGGCCGGGGCCTTCTGCTCTGCGCCGCCCTGGCCTCCCGCTGGGGCGTGGAGTACACCCCCACCCGCAAACACGTCTGGTTCCAGCTGGACCTGCCCGACCGGCCGGTCGGCATCCGCTCCGCCGGCCCGCTGCTGCCCGTCGAGAGCCTGCCGGTCGCCGACCGGCGCATCCGGGTCGCCGTCGCGCAGATCGACATGTCCGGCGCCGTGGCCTCCTGGAACGAGGACGCCTCGTTCCTCTTCGGGTACGCCCCCGAGCAGGTCGTCGGCAAACAGCTCACCGAGTTCGCCGCCTGGCCGCAGACCCCCGGCACCAGCACCGGCATCGCCGCCGCCCTCCAGCTCTCACGGTGGGAGGGCAGTTACGGCTTCCGGTGCGCGGACGGCCGGGTCGTCCCCGTCTACGCCTCGCACCTGCGGGTCCGGGACACCGGGGGCACTCCGTCCACCGTCTGCCTGATGGTCCGTGACGACGAGCGCGCGGTGCTGCAGAGCCCGGTGCGGGCTCCGGTCACCGACACCGGCGAGAGCCGCTCCGCGGACCCCTTCGAGGTGTTCATCGGCTCCCCCGCCCCCGACGACCTGGACGGCCTGCTCCAGCGCACCGTCGAGCGGGCGCGGGACATGCTCGACGCCGACGCCGCCTTCCTGCTGCTGGCCACGGACGACGAGACCGAACTCGAGGTCCGTGCCACCACCGGCCTGCCGTCGGCCCGCCAGCGCTTCGCCCGGGTCCCCGTCGAGGCGGGCGCGGGCCGCTACGGCTCCGCCCGGATGCCAGCCGTCCACGAGGACCTGATGGCCGTGGAGGGTGCCGTTCCGCTGCTGGGCGGCACAGGGATGCGCTCGGTGGTGACGGTCCCCCTGAAGGTGGAGGGCCGGCTCACCGGATCCCTGGGTGTCGCGGCCGAGGCCGCGGGGCGTTACACCAACGAGGAGGCCCTGCGCCTCCAGTTCGCCGCCGACCGCATCGCGCTCGCCGTCGAGTCGGCCCGCCTGGGCGAGCTGGAGCGGCTCCGCAGAGGCTCCCTCTCCTTCCTCGTCGAGGCGTCCGACCTGCTGGCCGGGACGCTCGACCGGGACCAGACCCTGGCCCTCATGGCCCAGATGACCGTCCCGACCCTCGCCACCTGGTGCGCCGTCTACACCATCGCCGACCCCGCCTCGGAGCCGTTCCTCTCCTACGTCCTGCACGAGGACGAGGACCTGATCGACGGCCTCAAGGCGCTGCTTTCCCGCATCGATCCGCCCGAGCCGGTGCCCTCCCCGGGCGCCCGTGTGTGGGGTGCCCCGACCAAGGCCGCCCACGAGGCCGCGCTGCGCACGTCGATGCGGAGCCTGAGCAGCGACGCCCCGCTGAGCATGGCGAACTCCACCCGCACGACCCTCGCCACGGCCGCCGCGGTGGGCGGGGAGACGGTCGTCCTCCCCCTCGTCGCCCGCAACCGTGTCATCGGCATGCTGACGCTGGGCAAGCCGTCGGACGACCACTTCCGCCAGGAGATCCTGGAGCTCGCCGAGGACCTGTCCCGCCGGGCCGCCCTCGCGCTGGACAACGCCCGCCTCTACTCCGAGCGCACGGCCATCAGCCAGGCCCTCCAGCGCAGCCTGCTGCCCCCGAGCCAGCCGGTGGTGCCGAACGTCGAGATCGAGGTCATCTACCGCGCGGCCGGCGAGGGCAACGAGGTCGGCGGCGACTTCTACGACGTCTTCCCGATCCGCGACGGCGTCTACGGCTTCGCCATCGGCGACGTGTGCGGTACCGGCCCCGAGGCCGCGGCCGTCACGGGCCTCGCCCGGCACGCCCTGCGCCTGCTGGCCCGCGAGGGCTTCGGCGGCCCCGCGGTGCTGGAGCGGCTCAACGCGGCCATCCTCGACGAGGGTTCCCGCAGCCGCTTCCTCACGCTCCTCTACGGCGAGCTGCACCCCCAGGAGGACGGCAGCGCCCTCCTGAAGGTCGTGTGCGCCGGCCACCCCCTGCCGCTCCGCCTCCGTCAGGACGGCTCCGTGCAGGCGGCCGCCGAGCCGCAGCCGCTGCTCGGCGTCATCGAGGACCTGGAGCTGTACGAGGAGGAGATCACGCTCGCGCCGGGTGACGTCCTGCTCTGTGTCACGGACGGCATCACCGAGCGCCGTGAGGGAACCCGCATGCTCGGGGACGACGGCCTGGCGGAGGTCCTGGCCAACTGCACGGGGCTGACGGCCGGTGCGGTGGCCGCACGGGTCCTTCGGGCCGTGGAGCGCTTCGCCGCCGAGCCGGCCTCGGACGACATGGCCATCCTCGCCATGCGCGTACCGGAGCCGCAGACCATCTGA